The nucleotide sequence ATAGAGAATCTGACGATTCAGATTGGAAATATCTACCTGGTGGGAGTCACAAATTGTGATGGCACCAATCCCCGCGGCGGTCAGATACAGCGCTGCAGGGGAACCCAGTCCGCCGGCTCCGGCGATTCCAATATGGGATTCGGCAATCCTGTCCTGGGCTTCAGCCCCCCAGCCGGGAATGCTCAACTGCCGGGAATATCGTTCCCCTGAGATATCGCTGTTGTATTTGGTATTAATCATAAAAATGTACCCGTTGAGTCTATAATAGTTGTACAATATCCTGCTGTCAAACTGAAATTGCACCCAATATTCCATTATCCTTCTGAATATGACTATCATGATTATGATTTTGTATGATATTATCCTGATGAACCACACCAATACCAAAGGCGGAAGATTATGCACATAACCAAGGTAGAAGCTTTCCCCATCGCCTTTCCCCTGGATGTTCCCGCCCGGGACGCCACCGGCGTATGGGACAGCTGGAACACAGTAATCGTAAAAATAACTGCATCCGACGGAACTTCAGGCTACGGAGAGATCGGCCCCATCCACGGCGGTGGTATCCCGATTTTCACGGCCATGGTGGACCATAAGCTCAAGCACATCATCATGGGGGAGGACCCCTTTAACCGTGAAGGCCTCTACGAAAAGATGCTCGGCCGCGGTACCGGCGCCTACGCCCTGGGGCAGAAGGGCGCGATTGTAACCGCGGTAGCCGGAATCGATATAGCCCTCTGGGATCTGACAGGGAAGATCCTCAAAACCCCGGTCTGCAACCTTCTGGGCGGCAGAGCATATGACAAGTTACCAGCCTACGCCTCCGGATTCTTCGGTAAGGAGGGACGAGCCCTCACACCCGCGGAATGCGGGGACGAGGCAAAGAGCTACGCTGACCAGGGATTCAAGGGAGTCAAGATGAAGGTCGGCTTCGGCAGGCGTGAGGACCTGGAGAACCTGGAAGCTGTCCGCAAAGCCCTGGGTCCCGACCTGGGGATTATGATAGACGCCAATCAGAGCTACACCTGCCACGAGGTGCTCAAGATTGCCGACGAACTGGCGGCTTTTGACCTTACATTTCTGGAGGAACCCCTGCCTATCAACGACCTGGACGGCATGGCGGCCCTGGTGCAGAACGTAGCAACCCCCATCGCGGCGGGAGAAAACTACTATACCCGCTACGAGTTCCGGGATGTAATCGCCAAACGGGCGGTAAATATCATTCAGCCCGATATAATCCACGCAGGCGGTATAACTGAGACCAAGAAGATCGCCTCCATGGCCAGCGCGGCAAATATTCCCCTGGCACCCCATATTCACGCCACCGTGGGCGTTCCGGCGAGCATTCATCTGCTGGCATCCTGCGAAAACTCTATTGCAGCGGAATACATTACATCCGGCGGTTCCTACAAGCTGCGGCGGGAACTCTACGGCGACTGCTGTATAGCCAAAGAGGGCTATGTTCCGGTCCCGGAAGAACCGGGCCTTGGGATGCGGATAAACGAGGAGATTTTTGAGAAATACAGACCGAAAGGTATGTGAGAATCAAGTAGTGTTCAGAATCGTGGGGATGAGCTTACGGTAAACCTTTGAGCATCCGGGAATTACATGTACATCTGATATCATCTTGGGAATTTATCCAGTTTCCCGGTATTTTCGCAGGTTGAAGACTATCTATCCCCACGGTTCTGAACACTATAAAAACATACTATAGGCTGTCCGAGATTCCCCACAGACAGCCTCTATTATACTATCGCACTCTTTTCCTTCTATCAGGCGAAACTGCGTATAAAGAAAGTACAAAACTATTTGCCCAAATATTTCACCGCATCCTGAGCGGCGAAGCGTCCGGAATTAACCGCCCAGCCCTGACAGGAACCGGCACAGATAACTACATCGTAGGAGTCGCCATAGAGACCGCCGGCATCGGTTCCGGTAGCATAGAGACCGGGAATGGCCGTATCTTCCTCTGTCAGCACCTGAGCATGCTCGTTAACCTTAAGCCCGCCGACAGTGGTAAAGTATCCTACAGCCAGCTCGAAAGAGTACCAGGGACCGGATGTCATGCCCTGCAGATATTCAGCCTTCTTGCCGAAACCTTCATCTGCACCCTTTTCGCAGTAAGTGTTGTAGGCCGCCATGGTCGCTTTGAGGGTTTCCGCATCCACATCGATTCTGGAGGAGAGTTCATCCAGAGTATCGGCAATCTGTATTCCCTCGTTTCCTTTCGCAAGCTGTTCATCGATCTGATCATAGAGCTCGGTTAACCTGGTTCCGGTCAAGGTATACCCCCCGGTACCAAGAATACAGCCTTCCTCCACAAAGTAGTCGAGACTTGCCTTATTCAGGATACTGAAAACCCTTCGCTGGTTTTTGATGGCATTACCGGAAAAGGAGAAGTTCAGACCGGCAATACTTTCGTCGGCAAAACGTTTTCCATCCTGGTTTACCCATACCATGGTGGGCTGAAAAGCAGAGGCGGTATAGAGATGGTTTCCGTAGGGTATGCCTTTGAGGTTCCCTCCGTAGAACACGGCAGTTCCAAGATAGAAGGTGTCGGCACCGGCGCTGAGTCCCATCTTGATTCCGTCTCCGGTTCTTCCGGGCATACCGATTTGTATGCTGTTTTCCGGGGTAACACCGACATGCTCTTCCATCATCTCAGGATTATCTGAATAACCGCCGGTGGCAAGAATAACAACAGGAGCTTCGATGCTGATATTCTCGCCATCCTTATTCTCTGCAATAAGGCCTTTTACCCTGCCGTCTTCCATGACAAGCTCTTTACCGGGGGTTTCCAGCATAAGGTTTACACCGGCAGCGAGAGCAGCTTTATGCATGGAATTGATGTATCCCTCGCCCATTCCTTCAAAGAGATGCCATGTCTGGACAGAATCCCCCATAAAGGAGACTTCCGTAAACTCAACACCCAGGTCTTCCAGCCAATCGATGGTTCCAGCTGATGCTTTAAAAAACTTTTGCAGAATAATGCTGTTGGAAAGCCAATGGTTATACTCCTGTACCCTGCGCAACAGATCGACCTGGTCAATATCGACCCCTGCTTCCTTCTGGTAGTGGGAACCAACAGCGAACATGCCCTCGGTCATGATGGTTGTTCCGCCGGGATAGCTGTTCTTTTCCAAGAGGATAACATCAAGACCGAGCTGAGAGGCCTGAATAGCTGCAGTGAGTCCGGCGCCGCCGGCTCCGACAACAACCACATCGGCTGTGATATTCGGGTTACCAAGGCTTGCAGCTTCTCCAGCCTCCCGCCCCTGAGAGCACGAAGCTATCAGCACAACACTGACAAGAAACGCCATTACGAAGGCGGTCCTTTTGCATACGATCTTCTTCATTTGTTTATTCTCCTTCCTTATCGATATTTAAATACCGATAAAGATTGTTCTGAATACAGGTATATCAGGTCAGGGCACAAATGAAAAATTAATTATTCCGCTTGAATAATCGGAAGAACCGATTATTCCATTGACCTGCCCCCAGTACACAGTTAATATTGATAAATAATTATCGACTACAGGAGAGTCCTGCATGGATATTCACCGAATGAAGTGCTTTCTGAGATTAGCGGAAGAGCTTCATTTTTCCCGGGCAGCAGAGAAAGAATGCATGGCTCAATCCACCATGAGCCAGCAGATACATAATCTTGAAGATGAGCTGGATGCCCGGCTGTTTATCAGAAACAACCGGAGCGTGCAGCTTACTCCCGCGGGGGAATACCTAAAGCAGGAGTTTTCCAGGCTCCTTGAAAATTATGAGGCAGCCAAACACGAAGTCCGCCGTATCGCCGGGCAGGCAAAAAACATGCTTTCCATAGGATATCACGGTCCCTTTAACTGGATGTTCTTTCAGTCCATTTTTCAGAAATTCAAATCAACCTATCCTGAGATTGAACTGTCGCTTATGATGGAGAACTGGGGAGATATTCCGGCCAAACTGATGTCCGAGGAGATCGATGTGGGATTCCTCGAAGTCGCTGAGGTGGAGGAGAATAAACAGATAGAAAGTTGTTATCTCTATCGGGACTATACCTGTTTTGCACTGCATAAGTCTCATCCTCTGGCCGGTAAACAGATTCTACGGGAAAAAGATGTGAAAAACGAGCATATTGTAATGGTCGATACATCAATCGGGCGAAAGAGCATGGAGTTATGTCATAAGCGTCTGATTCAAAGCGGTATCGACATCCGCAAGGGGACATTAATGAAAAAGTTCGAGAGCTGCATGGCAATGGCCTCCACCGGGGTAGCGATAGTACCAATGCCGCGCTCTTTTAAGCAGGAGAATCAGAATGAGATTGTCTATATCGACTATGACAGTACCGAAACCTATGTGGATATCTGCATGGCGTGGCTGAAGGAGAATACGAATTCAACTATCGCGGCATTTATCGAATATATAAAAAACAATCTATAGCGAAGGGAATCCTCTCCGGTCGTCGTCATCGTGACGACTCTACACGAGCCGCCGCGTTCGCTGGCGCGCGGCATCCTCCAGCTCTTAAATATTCTCGAAAACAAACAGCTGTATATGGCAGAAACTATAATAATACCAACATTGGAAGATTCACTCTTCCTGATGGCAATGCAATTCTTGATCTTAAGAAGACCACCTATTTACAGGAGATAGAAAGTCAGCTTTGAGTGATCTGTTTTGATAGACGCGAACACCTTGATAACCACATGGGATATTTCTTACCCACCCTCGGTGTTTTCCACACTTTGGGAACAACTATCAATTAGGTATGATCAGCTTGTTTTGTTGAAGCCTATATTTGATGAAATTGATCCAGCAGATGCCGGTGTACACCAATTATCACCATCGGAATATGCAATTCGGTACCCGCTTCGCTATTGGGTAGAAAGATCAGGTTTGATCATTGAAACAGTTACAGATGAAATAAATATAGAATCCTTAAAGCTGGAACGGAAATATGAGATCAGTAATATTTCGAAGGGCGCAAGCCAAATTGATATAACTTTAATCGCTTATGCGAAGATTACAGGGTTGACAGTTACGACCCTTGAGGCGCAACAACCACAGCGTCCGGGGTCGAGTTCTAAATATAAAATTCCACTTATTTGTCAAGATGAGGGTGTCTCATGCATCAATTTTGTGGAATTGCTCCAAAGGCTACACATTTGCATCTAAGATTTAATCCATGACCGGATGACTCCTAACTGCACTATAAGCTATTGCCTATTATCATATTTTTCTTTCTGGACTTGTACCGGATCCCGTTTATAATGAATAGAGTATCTTCTAAATTGATAAGGGACGATATGGCAAAGAAAAATGTAAAACTGATAGGCATGGATATTGAACAGTTTAAAACGCTGATTGATGAAAAGCAAATATTTGTACGTCCAGCTCGTCTTATTCCATCATCAATCAAGGCCGGTGATGAAATGGCCCTTTGTTCGATTTTCCTTTCAGCCTTACGGCTTATAAAAGAGTTTAGGGAGGATGTGTTCTCAGACCTGAAATTTCGTAAGGGAGGAGCACATTATTTCTATGTTGAGACAACTTTTCTGGATATCAAAGATGCACGTCCTGATGGTCTTATCTTAAATGTTGTATCTGGCGAGATTCGAGATGCAGTCATTATGGAAGTCAAGAACAAGCACAATCAAATTGATGATACTCAGATTCAGAAATATATTGAGTTAGCTAAAGCTATTGGAGTAGTCAAGATTCTTACTATATCCAACCAATACGTACCTGATCCCAGCCAGTCCCCGGTGCAGTGTAAAGCTCCAAAAGGGATAGAGTTATACCACTACTCATGGACAGCGTTATTAACGCTTGCTCATGTCCTTCTATTTCAAAATGCGCACAATATAGAGGATTCTGATCAAAAAGCTTTAATGAAAGAGATAGTTAATTTCTTTGAATCCAAAGACTCTGGCATCCTCGGCTTCAGTGATATGAAAAGAGGATGGAAAGAAGTTATTAAACAATTTACTGCTGGCACTATCCCCAAAAAGACTTCACCAGAAGTTATTGAAGCCATTGAGAGTTGGCAGCAAGAAGAGA is from Marispirochaeta sp. and encodes:
- a CDS encoding mandelate racemase/muconate lactonizing enzyme family protein, with the protein product MHITKVEAFPIAFPLDVPARDATGVWDSWNTVIVKITASDGTSGYGEIGPIHGGGIPIFTAMVDHKLKHIIMGEDPFNREGLYEKMLGRGTGAYALGQKGAIVTAVAGIDIALWDLTGKILKTPVCNLLGGRAYDKLPAYASGFFGKEGRALTPAECGDEAKSYADQGFKGVKMKVGFGRREDLENLEAVRKALGPDLGIMIDANQSYTCHEVLKIADELAAFDLTFLEEPLPINDLDGMAALVQNVATPIAAGENYYTRYEFRDVIAKRAVNIIQPDIIHAGGITETKKIASMASAANIPLAPHIHATVGVPASIHLLASCENSIAAEYITSGGSYKLRRELYGDCCIAKEGYVPVPEEPGLGMRINEEIFEKYRPKGM
- a CDS encoding FAD-dependent oxidoreductase yields the protein MKKIVCKRTAFVMAFLVSVVLIASCSQGREAGEAASLGNPNITADVVVVGAGGAGLTAAIQASQLGLDVILLEKNSYPGGTTIMTEGMFAVGSHYQKEAGVDIDQVDLLRRVQEYNHWLSNSIILQKFFKASAGTIDWLEDLGVEFTEVSFMGDSVQTWHLFEGMGEGYINSMHKAALAAGVNLMLETPGKELVMEDGRVKGLIAENKDGENISIEAPVVILATGGYSDNPEMMEEHVGVTPENSIQIGMPGRTGDGIKMGLSAGADTFYLGTAVFYGGNLKGIPYGNHLYTASAFQPTMVWVNQDGKRFADESIAGLNFSFSGNAIKNQRRVFSILNKASLDYFVEEGCILGTGGYTLTGTRLTELYDQIDEQLAKGNEGIQIADTLDELSSRIDVDAETLKATMAAYNTYCEKGADEGFGKKAEYLQGMTSGPWYSFELAVGYFTTVGGLKVNEHAQVLTEEDTAIPGLYATGTDAGGLYGDSYDVVICAGSCQGWAVNSGRFAAQDAVKYLGK
- a CDS encoding LysR family transcriptional regulator, whose product is MDIHRMKCFLRLAEELHFSRAAEKECMAQSTMSQQIHNLEDELDARLFIRNNRSVQLTPAGEYLKQEFSRLLENYEAAKHEVRRIAGQAKNMLSIGYHGPFNWMFFQSIFQKFKSTYPEIELSLMMENWGDIPAKLMSEEIDVGFLEVAEVEENKQIESCYLYRDYTCFALHKSHPLAGKQILREKDVKNEHIVMVDTSIGRKSMELCHKRLIQSGIDIRKGTLMKKFESCMAMASTGVAIVPMPRSFKQENQNEIVYIDYDSTETYVDICMAWLKENTNSTIAAFIEYIKNNL
- a CDS encoding DUF4411 family protein; this encodes MIDANTLITTWDISYPPSVFSTLWEQLSIRYDQLVLLKPIFDEIDPADAGVHQLSPSEYAIRYPLRYWVERSGLIIETVTDEINIESLKLERKYEISNISKGASQIDITLIAYAKITGLTVTTLEAQQPQRPGSSSKYKIPLICQDEGVSCINFVELLQRLHICI